The following proteins come from a genomic window of Sphaerisporangium rubeum:
- a CDS encoding MaoC/PaaZ C-terminal domain-containing protein: MPTIDIGQELPAFTRETGLATWNRYAAVNDEFVPIHMDDEAGRAAGYASAFGMGNLQWAYLHNALRDWMGDDGRIVSLSCQFRGANTKGMTLTVTGTVTGVREEDGTRLVDLDLAVKDQEGRTLTPATATVALDT, translated from the coding sequence ATGCCGACCATCGACATCGGGCAGGAACTGCCGGCTTTCACCCGGGAGACGGGTCTCGCGACCTGGAACCGCTACGCCGCCGTCAACGACGAGTTCGTGCCGATCCACATGGACGACGAGGCGGGCCGCGCGGCCGGTTACGCGTCGGCCTTCGGGATGGGCAACCTGCAGTGGGCCTACCTGCACAACGCGCTGCGCGACTGGATGGGGGACGACGGCAGGATCGTCAGCCTGTCCTGCCAGTTCCGGGGGGCCAACACCAAGGGGATGACGCTGACCGTCACCGGCACCGTCACCGGGGTGCGGGAGGAGGACGGCACGCGTCTGGTCGATCTCGACCTGGCGGTCAAGGATCAGGAAGGCCGGACGCTCACGCCGGCCACCGCGACCGTGGCGCTGGACACCTGA
- a CDS encoding metalloregulator ArsR/SmtB family transcription factor, with product MKASAAVAGSPTEIFKALGDPIRWEIIRQMAEVDELACSTLEETLPVSKPTISYHTKILTQAGLVHVRKEGRNYYYTLRQDVLNEIMDHVWALAPAPRPVREGRIDHESEAVKRRRTTRRRLASAPAVAAAPAVATSGGEPVERDAVLLTW from the coding sequence GTGAAGGCAAGCGCCGCGGTGGCCGGCTCGCCGACCGAGATCTTCAAGGCTCTCGGCGATCCGATCCGGTGGGAGATCATCCGCCAGATGGCGGAGGTCGACGAGCTCGCGTGCAGCACGCTTGAGGAGACTCTGCCGGTTTCCAAGCCGACCATCTCCTACCACACCAAGATCTTGACGCAGGCGGGTCTGGTGCACGTGCGCAAGGAAGGCCGCAACTACTACTACACCCTGCGCCAGGACGTGCTGAACGAGATCATGGACCACGTCTGGGCACTCGCGCCTGCACCGCGTCCGGTGCGGGAGGGCAGGATCGACCACGAGTCCGAGGCGGTCAAGCGCCGGCGGACGACCCGGCGCCGCCTCGCGTCCGCGCCGGCCGTGGCCGCCGCGCCTGCGGTGGCCACCTCCGGAGGCGAGCCCGTGGAACGGGACGCCGTCCTGCTGACCTGGTGA
- a CDS encoding ArsR/SmtB family transcription factor → MTSETDAAVRATDVFKALGDPVRWSILRQMAQADELACRVLEETLPVSKPTISYHMRVLVQAELVSVRKEGRNFYYTLRRDVLRRIVDELWQVAPEPRLVTEDGLDLQPAARRRRPAATPRAADAQCEVVLLTW, encoded by the coding sequence ATGACATCCGAGACCGACGCGGCGGTCAGGGCCACCGACGTCTTCAAGGCGCTGGGCGATCCGGTCCGCTGGAGCATCCTGCGGCAGATGGCGCAGGCCGACGAGCTGGCCTGCCGTGTGCTGGAGGAGACCCTGCCGGTCTCGAAGCCCACGATCTCCTACCACATGCGGGTCCTGGTCCAGGCCGAACTCGTCTCCGTGCGCAAGGAGGGCCGCAACTTCTACTACACGCTGCGCAGGGACGTCCTGCGCCGGATCGTCGACGAGCTGTGGCAGGTGGCGCCTGAGCCCCGCCTCGTCACCGAGGACGGCCTCGACCTGCAGCCGGCGGCCCGCCGCCGCAGGCCGGCCGCGACGCCCCGCGCCGCCGACGCGCAGTGCGAGGTGGTCCTGCTCACCTGGTGA
- a CDS encoding acyl-CoA dehydrogenase family protein — MTDATGFELRRNDYSLSEDQESVRDAFAEFFTAECPATRVRAAEPLGYDERLWQDLVKMGAVSMGLPEAAGGDGATMVDLALVAEEYGRVLAPVPFVEAVTAARALARCETEQAARSITDTMAGQAPATLALHPVTAGTRQLLPAGAIAAAVVALDGDDLVLYTREDPAAHVPNQGGAPLAWWRPSGAAREVLATGPAAREIFDAALAEWKVLTAAALVGLADEAKRLGAEFTKTRSTMGVPIGSLQGVSHPLATVEIEVSGARNLTRKAAWFREHEPAARPELVPMAYANAARCATLATRVGLHVQGGLGFTLESDVTLYFRRAKGWSVLPGDPSDELLAIGDVLAASA, encoded by the coding sequence GTGACCGACGCGACCGGGTTCGAGCTGCGGCGCAACGACTACTCCCTCAGTGAGGACCAGGAGTCGGTGCGGGACGCCTTCGCTGAGTTCTTCACCGCCGAGTGCCCCGCGACCCGCGTACGCGCCGCCGAACCGCTCGGGTACGACGAACGGCTCTGGCAGGACCTCGTGAAGATGGGTGCGGTCTCCATGGGCCTGCCGGAGGCGGCAGGCGGGGACGGCGCCACCATGGTGGACCTCGCGCTGGTGGCCGAGGAGTACGGCAGAGTGCTCGCGCCGGTGCCGTTCGTGGAGGCCGTCACCGCCGCGCGCGCGCTCGCGCGCTGCGAGACAGAACAGGCCGCGCGGTCGATCACGGACACCATGGCCGGTCAGGCCCCCGCGACCCTCGCGCTGCACCCCGTGACCGCCGGCACGCGGCAACTGCTCCCCGCCGGCGCGATCGCCGCCGCCGTCGTCGCGCTCGACGGCGACGACCTCGTGCTGTACACGCGGGAGGACCCGGCGGCCCACGTCCCCAACCAGGGTGGCGCGCCGCTCGCGTGGTGGCGGCCCTCCGGCGCGGCCCGCGAGGTGCTCGCCACCGGCCCCGCGGCCCGCGAGATCTTCGACGCCGCGCTCGCCGAGTGGAAGGTCCTCACCGCCGCGGCCCTGGTGGGCCTAGCCGACGAGGCCAAGCGCCTCGGCGCGGAGTTCACCAAGACCCGCAGCACCATGGGGGTGCCGATCGGATCGCTGCAAGGGGTCTCCCATCCCCTCGCGACCGTGGAGATCGAGGTCTCCGGCGCGCGCAACCTGACGCGCAAGGCGGCCTGGTTCCGCGAGCACGAGCCGGCCGCGCGGCCCGAGCTCGTCCCCATGGCGTACGCGAACGCGGCACGCTGCGCCACCCTCGCGACCCGGGTCGGCCTGCACGTCCAAGGCGGGCTCGGCTTCACGCTGGAGTCCGACGTGACGCTGTACTTCCGGCGCGCCAAGGGATGGAGCGTGCTGCCCGGTGATCCGTCCGACGAACTGCTGGCGATCGGCGACGTGCTCGCGGCGTCCGCCTGA
- a CDS encoding acyl-CoA dehydrogenase family protein, producing the protein MDFSRIEVDDDLAAFVAEVRDFIATHVTEEVHEEERRTGGSFNLALHKALGAKGWILPRRPPEQGGAGLDRVRERVLELEMERAGAPDITLGTTRLVLTAVEKYAAPDLAAELVPKVARGDVRFCLGYSEPDGGSDIAAARTRAVRDGDQWTINGQKIFTTGAQNCQYTFLITRTDPDLPKHKGLTMFLVPLDSPGVEIGPIHTVGGERTNVVYYGDVCVSDRYRLGPVNGGWGVLRGPLDEEHFGAGHDDGLSDLGIGSSWARRQERDVRAAVRWARTARRPDGSRPIDDPRVRARLGQAALDVEASLATPGPMGRVRVSETMIEVAAGLVDLIGPEALLPHGADGCLEDGAFDYAHRFAQGTAIYGGTTEVFRNIIAQHVLGLPRPVYPGSRKLADSRGS; encoded by the coding sequence ATGGATTTCTCCCGCATCGAGGTCGACGACGACCTGGCGGCGTTCGTCGCCGAGGTACGTGACTTCATCGCCACCCACGTCACCGAAGAGGTGCACGAGGAGGAACGGCGCACCGGCGGCAGCTTCAACCTCGCGCTGCACAAGGCGCTCGGCGCCAAAGGCTGGATCCTCCCGCGCCGGCCCCCCGAGCAGGGCGGCGCCGGCCTGGACCGGGTACGCGAACGGGTGCTGGAACTGGAGATGGAACGCGCCGGCGCACCCGACATCACGCTCGGCACGACCCGCCTGGTCCTGACGGCGGTGGAGAAGTACGCGGCACCGGATCTCGCCGCCGAGCTCGTGCCGAAGGTCGCACGCGGCGACGTCCGCTTCTGCCTCGGGTACAGCGAACCCGATGGCGGCTCCGACATCGCCGCGGCGCGCACCCGCGCGGTGCGCGACGGCGACCAGTGGACGATCAACGGCCAGAAGATCTTCACCACCGGCGCGCAGAACTGCCAGTACACGTTCCTCATCACCCGCACCGACCCCGACCTGCCGAAGCACAAGGGCCTGACGATGTTCCTGGTCCCGCTCGACTCGCCGGGAGTGGAGATCGGCCCCATCCACACCGTCGGCGGCGAACGCACCAACGTCGTCTACTACGGCGACGTGTGCGTGTCCGACCGCTACCGGCTCGGCCCCGTCAACGGCGGCTGGGGTGTGCTGCGCGGCCCCCTGGACGAGGAGCACTTCGGCGCCGGCCACGACGACGGCCTCTCCGACCTCGGCATCGGCTCCAGCTGGGCCCGCCGCCAGGAACGCGACGTCCGCGCCGCCGTCCGCTGGGCCCGCACCGCGCGGCGTCCCGACGGCAGCCGTCCCATCGACGACCCCCGCGTGCGCGCACGCCTCGGCCAGGCGGCCCTCGACGTCGAGGCGTCCCTCGCCACACCGGGTCCCATGGGCCGCGTGCGCGTCTCCGAGACCATGATCGAGGTCGCCGCCGGCCTGGTCGACCTGATCGGCCCCGAAGCCCTCCTGCCCCACGGCGCCGACGGCTGCCTGGAGGACGGCGCCTTCGACTACGCGCACCGCTTCGCGCAGGGAACCGCCATCTACGGCGGCACCACCGAGGTCTTCCGCAACATCATCGCGCAGCACGTCCTCGGCCTGCCGAGACCGGTCTACCCCGGCAGCAGGAAACTCGCCGACTCCCGCGGCTCCTGA
- a CDS encoding CaiB/BaiF CoA transferase family protein — translation MSAYKQEPESSEKSARRSEQPQRPEGTPTPHRPPPPHESRGPDGAIGERERLRVISFGTAIAGTVSSSVLAELGADVVKVEGRDRPDNVRRLGLAGESPGREPSGASTSTMFAAFNRSVRGIVLNMKRDGAVEVLERLAGVADVVIENFGPGVMDRWGVGYERLAAVNPRLVMLSISGYGRTGPRSGYYAYGSNISSFTGLTHLWGAAHGTHYDHVAQIHGVAAVLAALAQRDRTGLGSHIDLAQTETAAAVMGPLLLEYLVNGDDPAPAGNAVPGAALSGVFPCRGEDAWVAVELTGEADAATLGAFLGVSAGDRLEQALRAWTARHTPHQAMMLLQRAGIAAGVVQNGEDVARDPQHRARGFVVETGHPDLPPAEQPGPPLRLSVTPARVRRPAPRLGEHTTEVLREWLDLPEAEISDLRERGVV, via the coding sequence ATGTCCGCGTATAAGCAGGAGCCGGAAAGCTCAGAGAAGTCGGCGAGGCGGTCTGAACAACCCCAGAGACCCGAGGGAACCCCCACACCGCACCGGCCCCCGCCACCTCATGAGTCACGGGGACCTGACGGGGCCATCGGGGAGAGGGAGCGGCTGCGGGTCATCTCGTTCGGGACGGCGATCGCCGGGACGGTGTCGTCGTCGGTGCTGGCCGAGCTCGGGGCCGATGTGGTGAAGGTCGAAGGACGGGATCGTCCGGACAACGTGCGGCGGCTGGGGCTGGCCGGGGAATCGCCGGGACGTGAGCCGTCGGGGGCGAGCACGTCGACGATGTTCGCGGCGTTCAATCGCAGCGTGCGGGGGATCGTGCTCAACATGAAGCGGGACGGGGCCGTCGAGGTGCTCGAACGGCTGGCCGGGGTGGCGGACGTGGTCATCGAGAACTTCGGGCCCGGGGTCATGGACCGGTGGGGGGTGGGGTACGAGCGGCTGGCGGCGGTGAATCCGCGGCTGGTGATGTTGTCGATCTCCGGGTACGGCAGGACCGGGCCGCGGTCGGGGTACTACGCCTACGGGTCGAACATCTCGTCGTTCACCGGGCTGACCCATCTGTGGGGAGCGGCGCACGGCACGCACTACGACCACGTGGCGCAGATCCACGGCGTCGCCGCCGTGCTCGCCGCGCTCGCTCAGCGCGACCGTACCGGGCTCGGGTCCCACATCGACCTCGCGCAGACCGAGACGGCGGCGGCCGTCATGGGGCCGCTGCTGCTGGAGTACCTGGTCAACGGGGACGACCCCGCGCCTGCGGGGAACGCCGTGCCGGGGGCCGCGCTGTCGGGGGTGTTCCCGTGCCGTGGCGAGGACGCCTGGGTGGCGGTCGAGCTGACCGGGGAGGCGGACGCCGCGACGCTCGGCGCGTTCCTCGGGGTGTCCGCCGGAGATCGCCTGGAGCAGGCGCTCCGCGCCTGGACCGCACGGCACACCCCGCATCAGGCGATGATGCTGTTGCAGCGCGCGGGGATCGCGGCGGGGGTGGTGCAGAACGGCGAGGACGTGGCCCGCGATCCGCAGCACCGCGCCAGGGGGTTCGTCGTGGAGACGGGCCACCCCGACCTCCCGCCGGCCGAGCAGCCCGGCCCGCCGCTGCGGCTGAGCGTCACCCCGGCCCGCGTACGCCGGCCGGCACCCCGCCTCGGCGAGCACACCACCGAGGTCCTGCGCGAGTGGCTGGACCTGCCGGAGGCGGAGATCAGCGATCTGCGCGAGCGAGGGGTCGTCTGA
- a CDS encoding CoA transferase, translated as MDATPPLTGIRVLDLASELTAYGTRLLAGLGADVLVVEPPGGHELRRRPPFPTGTSSAYGLPFAYLFTGKRAVTLDVTVPAALPLLTDLARDADVVIASPGPLSPIAGLTANPGTVDAGPGDADTVVTSPAPHSPVAGLDPARPALSWAPRDAIVCLVTPFGLTGPYRSYRATHLTLHAMSGGMHTQGPVEGPPVVIPGEQKYAEVGAWLAVAVLAALRERGRSGGQVLDLSAHEVMTATDGSLAHYTATGHLTGRGPAPGTPPSGVWRCRDGDVEFQVWTDRHWHGFVELIGSPEALRDPALAHPAARAPRAAELTAVIEPLVGAANRGDLVREGQRLGVPCGPINTIGEFAEDEQVRARGGVTDTSGLPMPAWPFRATVPLFTEHPRRAPLTGEHNDEEYIDRLGHDANEPAEWQEAGLV; from the coding sequence ATGGACGCGACGCCACCGCTGACGGGGATCCGTGTACTCGACCTGGCGAGCGAGCTGACCGCCTACGGCACCCGGCTGCTCGCCGGCCTCGGCGCCGACGTCCTGGTCGTCGAGCCCCCAGGAGGCCACGAACTGCGCCGCCGGCCACCTTTCCCCACCGGCACATCGAGTGCCTACGGACTGCCGTTCGCGTACTTGTTCACGGGAAAACGTGCCGTCACCCTCGACGTCACCGTCCCCGCGGCCCTCCCCCTGCTCACCGACCTGGCACGCGACGCCGACGTGGTGATCGCCTCACCAGGACCGCTCTCCCCCATCGCCGGCCTCACGGCGAACCCCGGCACGGTCGACGCCGGCCCAGGGGACGCCGACACGGTGGTCACGTCCCCGGCCCCTCACTCCCCCGTCGCCGGCCTCGACCCCGCGCGACCGGCCCTGAGCTGGGCCCCGCGCGACGCGATCGTCTGCCTGGTCACACCGTTCGGGCTCACCGGCCCGTACCGGTCCTACCGGGCCACCCATCTGACACTGCACGCGATGAGCGGCGGCATGCACACGCAGGGGCCCGTGGAGGGGCCGCCGGTCGTGATCCCCGGTGAGCAGAAGTACGCGGAGGTCGGCGCGTGGCTCGCGGTCGCGGTGCTCGCCGCGCTGCGCGAGCGCGGCAGGTCAGGCGGCCAGGTGCTCGATCTGTCCGCGCACGAGGTGATGACGGCGACCGACGGCTCCCTGGCCCACTACACCGCGACCGGCCACCTGACCGGCCGGGGACCCGCCCCCGGCACCCCGCCGTCGGGGGTGTGGCGGTGCCGTGACGGCGATGTCGAGTTCCAGGTGTGGACCGACCGGCACTGGCACGGCTTCGTCGAACTGATCGGCTCGCCTGAGGCACTGCGTGATCCCGCGCTGGCCCACCCCGCGGCACGGGCCCCGCGTGCCGCCGAGCTGACCGCGGTGATCGAACCTCTTGTCGGCGCCGCGAACCGGGGTGACCTGGTGCGCGAGGGCCAGCGCCTCGGGGTGCCGTGCGGCCCGATCAACACGATCGGCGAGTTCGCCGAGGACGAGCAGGTACGCGCACGCGGCGGCGTGACGGACACAAGCGGCCTCCCCATGCCGGCCTGGCCGTTCCGCGCCACCGTGCCGCTGTTCACCGAGCATCCCCGCCGCGCGCCACTGACCGGCGAGCACAACGACGAGGAGTACATCGACCGGCTCGGCCACGACGCGAACGAGCCGGCGGAGTGGCAGGAGGCGGGCCTTGTCTGA
- a CDS encoding LLM class F420-dependent oxidoreductase, with the protein MKFGLSLMGLRPRWHGTVAKHAEDLGFESVWMPEHLILPAELPPTYLYSGDGRAPIDPGTPLYDPWVMLAGVASVTSRIRLGTNVYVLPLRHPLVTARSVVSLDRLSGGRVTLGAGVGWLADEYTAAGQDFHTRGSRMDEIIPLLRTLWTAREPVEHHGRHYRFGPVVFSPRSLQRPCIPIEIGGTSAAALRRAGRLGDGWIELGSENHEELAGRIAVIRTERAATGRAHLPFEITSGAPGDATEIEELAALGVTRVVTSYPAGLASSVDDVLDWLDDYFTSVMAKC; encoded by the coding sequence ATGAAGTTCGGACTGTCGTTGATGGGTCTGCGTCCCCGGTGGCACGGCACTGTCGCCAAGCACGCCGAAGACCTCGGGTTCGAGTCGGTGTGGATGCCGGAGCACCTGATCCTCCCCGCGGAACTGCCGCCGACCTACCTGTACTCCGGCGACGGACGGGCCCCCATCGACCCCGGCACCCCGCTGTACGACCCCTGGGTGATGCTCGCCGGCGTGGCGAGCGTCACCAGCAGGATCCGCCTCGGGACCAACGTGTACGTCCTGCCGCTGCGCCACCCGCTCGTGACGGCGCGCTCGGTCGTCAGCCTGGACCGGCTCTCCGGCGGCCGGGTCACGCTCGGGGCCGGTGTCGGCTGGCTGGCCGACGAGTACACCGCCGCGGGCCAGGACTTCCACACCAGAGGCAGCCGGATGGACGAGATCATCCCCCTGCTGCGCACCCTGTGGACGGCGAGGGAACCGGTCGAGCACCACGGCAGGCACTACCGGTTCGGGCCGGTGGTCTTCTCGCCGAGGTCGCTGCAACGTCCCTGCATCCCCATCGAGATCGGCGGGACCAGCGCCGCCGCGCTGCGGCGCGCCGGACGCCTCGGGGACGGCTGGATCGAGCTCGGGTCGGAGAACCACGAGGAACTGGCCGGCCGGATCGCGGTGATCCGGACGGAACGGGCCGCCACCGGACGCGCGCACCTGCCGTTCGAGATCACCTCGGGTGCCCCCGGGGACGCCACAGAGATCGAGGAACTCGCCGCGCTCGGGGTCACCCGGGTCGTCACCTCCTACCCGGCCGGCCTCGCGTCCTCCGTGGACGACGTGCTCGACTGGCTCGACGACTACTTCACGTCCGTCATGGCCAAGTGCTGA